Proteins from a genomic interval of Hornefia porci:
- a CDS encoding CD1107 family mobile element protein, translated as MKTSLKKNNKFWTTALAVIVSISCILGLWTVVYAKEQKGADTPTSDKAVQTEVEVNVKYIFEDEKVFKEEKIKAEKGQFLDSGDLPMLPDNMKFIDEFLFYEVKGDGNDEIIRKVAKTEVKDKQTQTEEEKPKQDEGTQTENSKTEDKGTQTELSKDDISKMEKEAKELQEKFDKLNGELKDKDKLSDKQKEKIKDLEDEIERLKEKMKKDKGNKDLSEDMKKEIDKLTEKVKELEKNAAETNKAPVTPQSITPISPISGIKTSSGISPQTPQTSVSSSGKGSSDIVSSGGVTKDTGKTEVKEKEKEVRYPNKLTAKAPANNSGQDSSMDGTSTSVNTNKGIASAPSKARGTVTENKDNANNDYPIHHGDSSDNKETDMYSADARQFITFQTKNGKTFHLIINHDEDSENVMLLTEVSEDDLLNMVEKKEAPKQEIVKEEPVKEEVKPEEKEEKSSLGTYIILLLVVGGALGAGYYFKVVKKKEDRELEALEEEDDDFFSEAESEEETNDVDEVEAEDEQ; from the coding sequence ATGAAAACCAGTTTGAAAAAGAATAATAAATTTTGGACAACAGCACTTGCAGTGATTGTAAGTATTAGCTGCATTTTAGGTCTTTGGACAGTTGTTTATGCTAAAGAGCAAAAAGGGGCGGATACGCCTACAAGTGATAAGGCTGTCCAAACGGAAGTTGAAGTTAATGTAAAGTACATCTTTGAAGATGAAAAGGTCTTTAAGGAAGAAAAGATTAAGGCAGAGAAAGGACAGTTTCTTGATAGCGGGGATCTTCCAATGCTCCCTGATAATATGAAATTCATTGATGAATTTCTATTCTATGAAGTAAAGGGCGATGGTAATGATGAAATTATCCGTAAGGTAGCAAAGACTGAGGTTAAGGACAAACAAACGCAAACGGAAGAAGAAAAACCAAAGCAGGACGAAGGCACGCAGACAGAAAATTCGAAGACTGAAGATAAAGGCACACAGACAGAGCTTTCTAAAGACGATATTTCTAAGATGGAAAAAGAGGCTAAAGAGCTTCAGGAAAAATTTGATAAGTTAAATGGTGAGCTTAAAGACAAGGATAAGTTGAGTGATAAGCAGAAAGAAAAAATCAAAGACCTTGAAGATGAGATTGAAAGACTGAAAGAGAAAATGAAAAAAGATAAGGGAAATAAAGACTTATCAGAAGATATGAAAAAGGAAATAGATAAGCTGACGGAAAAGGTGAAAGAGCTTGAGAAAAATGCGGCTGAAACAAATAAAGCTCCTGTAACACCGCAGTCAATTACACCGATTAGTCCTATTTCAGGGATTAAAACAAGCTCAGGTATTTCTCCTCAAACACCACAAACTTCTGTAAGTAGTTCCGGTAAAGGCTCATCGGATATAGTAAGCTCAGGTGGTGTTACAAAGGATACAGGTAAAACAGAAGTAAAGGAGAAAGAAAAGGAAGTTCGTTATCCCAATAAGCTGACAGCAAAAGCACCTGCTAATAACAGCGGTCAGGATTCATCTATGGACGGTACAAGTACAAGCGTAAATACCAATAAGGGAATAGCTTCCGCTCCGTCAAAGGCAAGAGGAACTGTTACAGAAAATAAGGATAATGCGAATAATGATTATCCAATTCATCATGGAGATAGCAGCGATAACAAAGAAACGGATATGTATTCAGCAGATGCAAGGCAGTTTATTACCTTTCAAACGAAAAACGGTAAGACATTTCATTTAATTATCAATCATGATGAAGATAGTGAAAATGTCATGCTTCTTACAGAAGTATCCGAAGATGACCTGCTTAATATGGTAGAGAAAAAAGAAGCTCCAAAGCAGGAAATTGTAAAAGAAGAACCTGTTAAGGAAGAAGTAAAGCCTGAGGAAAAAGAAGAAAAGAGCAGTTTAGGGACATATATAATTCTTTTACTTGTAGTAGGCGGGGCATTGGGAGCAGGATACTACTTTAAGGTTGTAAAAAAGAAAGAAGATAGGGAGCTTGAAGCCTTAGAGGAAGAAGATGATGATTTCTTTTCTGAAGCTGAAAGCGAAGAAGAAACAAATGATGTAGATGAAGTAGAAGCAGAAGATGAGCAGTAA
- a CDS encoding DNA topoisomerase 3, protein MKLVIAEKPSVAISIAKVIGAKDKKDGYYEGNGYKVSWCVGHLIQMANPDSYDEKYAKWNMADLPIIPKDYKYEVAKSTKKQFAILKKLMNDKESDTVINACDAGREGESIFRLVYNQANCKKKMKRLWISSMEDSAIKEGFDNLKDGEDYDNLFESAQARAIADWLVGMNISRLYSCLYKQNYSVGRVQTPTLAMIVKRDDEIANFRKEKYYTVELSMGDFTLSTDRIDDEIAAEQLLNLVGDKIEITDVIQKEKITKPDLPFDLTTLQRECNKYFGYSAKQTLDYAQSLYEKKLITYPRTDSRCLTEDMITSTINNILGKNDFDTERIKTVFNSKKVTDHHAIIPTISSLKKDVSKLPLSEAKVYFLISDKFHASLGYPLIENTTKIVASFDGFVFTSSGKVIKDEGFSKYLKEYKSKKNEDAVLPDVSVGDVLSIENKEIKEKFTQPPKYFTEDTLLKSMEIAGNEALEKGVEVERKGLGTPATRAGIIENLIFKGFVERDKKNLIATHKGISLVTIVSDTFKSAETTAKWEMELSDIAQGKSSKEEFLEAIENEIKEAVSTYSK, encoded by the coding sequence ATGAAGTTAGTCATTGCAGAAAAGCCAAGTGTTGCAATCTCTATTGCAAAGGTTATTGGAGCAAAAGATAAAAAGGATGGATATTATGAGGGAAACGGCTACAAAGTATCCTGGTGCGTAGGACACCTGATTCAGATGGCAAATCCGGACAGCTATGATGAAAAGTATGCAAAATGGAATATGGCTGATTTACCAATTATTCCAAAGGACTATAAGTATGAAGTGGCAAAGTCAACCAAGAAACAGTTTGCTATCCTTAAAAAGCTGATGAATGATAAAGAGAGTGATACGGTTATCAATGCTTGTGATGCAGGAAGAGAAGGAGAGAGTATTTTTAGACTTGTATATAATCAGGCAAATTGTAAAAAGAAGATGAAACGCCTTTGGATTTCATCTATGGAGGATAGTGCCATTAAAGAGGGTTTTGATAATCTAAAAGACGGAGAGGACTATGACAATCTCTTTGAATCGGCACAGGCAAGAGCCATTGCGGATTGGTTAGTCGGAATGAACATCAGTAGGCTCTATTCTTGCCTATATAAGCAAAATTATTCGGTTGGCAGAGTGCAGACACCGACTCTTGCCATGATTGTAAAAAGAGATGATGAGATAGCTAATTTCAGGAAAGAGAAATACTATACAGTGGAGCTATCTATGGGTGATTTTACACTATCAACGGATAGAATTGATGATGAAATCGCAGCAGAGCAGCTCTTAAATTTAGTAGGCGATAAGATTGAAATCACTGATGTTATTCAAAAAGAAAAGATTACTAAACCTGATTTACCTTTTGACCTTACAACACTTCAAAGGGAGTGCAATAAATATTTTGGATATAGTGCCAAGCAGACACTTGACTATGCACAAAGCCTTTATGAAAAGAAACTGATTACTTATCCAAGAACAGACAGCAGATGTTTAACGGAAGATATGATTACAAGTACCATCAATAACATTTTGGGCAAAAATGACTTTGACACAGAACGTATAAAGACGGTATTTAACTCTAAAAAGGTTACGGATCATCATGCGATTATTCCGACAATCAGTTCATTAAAGAAAGATGTTTCTAAGCTTCCTCTAAGCGAAGCTAAAGTTTACTTCCTTATATCCGATAAATTTCACGCAAGTTTAGGTTATCCACTCATTGAAAATACAACAAAGATTGTAGCTTCATTTGATGGCTTTGTGTTTACAAGTTCAGGAAAGGTAATTAAAGATGAAGGCTTTAGCAAATACCTTAAAGAATACAAATCAAAAAAGAATGAAGATGCTGTACTGCCTGATGTAAGTGTTGGTGATGTTTTAAGCATTGAAAATAAAGAGATTAAAGAGAAATTTACCCAACCTCCGAAATACTTTACTGAAGATACGCTCTTAAAGTCTATGGAGATTGCAGGAAATGAAGCCTTGGAAAAAGGTGTAGAGGTGGAAAGAAAAGGACTTGGCACTCCGGCAACAAGGGCAGGAATTATCGAAAATCTAATCTTTAAAGGATTTGTAGAAAGAGATAAGAAAAATCTTATAGCCACTCATAAAGGAATTAGCCTTGTAACGATTGTATCCGATACATTTAAGTCGGCAGAAACGACAGCAAAATGGGAAATGGAATTATCCGATATTGCTCAAGGGAAATCTTCAAAGGAAGAATTTTTAGAAGCGATTGAAAATGAGATAAAAGAAGCGGTTTCAACTTATAGTAAGTAA
- a CDS encoding conjugal transfer protein, with amino-acid sequence MKKELTTVKNRIKKLKDKKALIDEELEPLFIREEELENEEIITICRKNNITISDLMAKVNREKAELKKERANENQFEKE; translated from the coding sequence GTGAAAAAAGAACTGACAACAGTAAAAAATAGAATAAAGAAGTTAAAGGACAAAAAGGCTCTGATTGATGAAGAATTGGAGCCTTTATTTATTCGTGAGGAAGAACTTGAAAATGAGGAAATCATCACGATTTGTAGAAAGAACAATATCACTATCAGTGATTTGATGGCAAAGGTAAACAGAGAAAAAGCAGAACTGAAAAAGGAGAGGGCAAATGAAAACCAGTTTGAAAAAGAATAA